The following are encoded together in the Pedobacter sp. D749 genome:
- a CDS encoding PD-(D/E)XK nuclease family protein, with protein MKPFLQEVAEDLVTRFGNQLESCAIVFNNKRPSAYLQKHFADIIGKPFFSPSFFTIQDFFANSTSYKIADFYLQFFTLHRIYNQLLAEEKLENISSHKFFPLAKIILSDFNQIDADLVDAEKLYRDLEDISVINKDFDYLSSEQYEFLSQFWTSYSEGKHKKQQELFIKMWRRMPKLYHKFHATLKEQGYLTNGSVYRHLADDITNHQEFISNFDKGKIIFVGFNALSRAEAKIFTQLQDAEKALFYFDADPYYLDDVSQEAGLFLRKDINQLGLKNEFAGQESLMKSVPHQVNVFKVQGQSAQAKILNNILSEDYTAAETVGKTVVVLADESLLIPTLQTIPTNLNGKEIDLNVTMGFALSTSSIFGLVDLWLGSQLEILQRDKISYKNIEAFLTHPLTGLTQKMRDKILTALLEENKVEIDHKRLLRQSGLFETFYKKIDDPQHVVTNLLDVLDYVLSRLSNAKTLKKIDAELFVKTIQELNRLHDTFSNHIGKEEIPFVIYLVQKSLQAIAVPLSGDPLNGIQVMGLLETRNLNFDKVVILGFNEGIIPKSSIGNSFIPDSIRRVYGLPVLENLDAISSYMVYRLLQRAKNINFVYNSLTDESTSGEASRILKQLEYESGFDFAYSELNLEVKTEAFKEVRIEKTNNAFIQETLQKYLDKKKVLSPSALTQYISNPIDFFFNYIAGIKEPKEISAVVEANEIGSILHKVMEYFYEDLRSAEITAERIKEKRKQIPHLIQKAFNVVMFKNPDMIMEYKGMQKVIISIVDAYVNIILNQDEAQSPFNIISLEQKVEAEISFPLRGNEASVKIFGFIDRVDVKDRVTKIIDYKTGSDKLTFKDIPELFNSDGKHINKALIQTLLYTYAYEQFSGKSFVEPNLYVVKTMSADGVWFKSGRQNLSGTFLEEIKPEFLAELRKKLTELFEAPYFVASAVEDNYKYSIYKTLFGK; from the coding sequence ATGAAACCATTTTTACAGGAAGTTGCCGAAGATTTAGTTACCCGGTTTGGAAATCAACTGGAAAGCTGCGCCATTGTTTTTAACAACAAACGTCCATCTGCGTATTTGCAGAAACACTTTGCTGATATCATCGGAAAACCATTTTTCAGTCCGTCATTTTTTACCATACAGGATTTTTTTGCCAATTCTACCAGTTATAAAATAGCCGATTTTTACCTGCAGTTTTTTACCCTTCATAGAATTTATAACCAACTGCTCGCAGAAGAGAAGCTGGAAAACATATCAAGTCACAAATTTTTTCCTTTAGCAAAGATCATCTTAAGTGATTTTAATCAGATTGATGCTGATCTGGTTGATGCTGAAAAATTATACCGCGATCTGGAAGATATATCGGTTATAAACAAGGATTTCGATTATTTAAGTTCCGAACAATATGAGTTTCTTTCCCAGTTCTGGACTTCCTATTCAGAAGGAAAACATAAAAAACAACAGGAGCTTTTCATCAAGATGTGGCGAAGGATGCCCAAACTTTACCATAAATTCCACGCAACGCTCAAAGAACAGGGATATTTAACTAATGGTTCCGTTTACCGCCATCTGGCTGATGATATTACGAATCACCAGGAATTTATTTCGAATTTCGATAAAGGTAAGATCATTTTTGTTGGGTTTAATGCATTAAGCAGGGCCGAGGCTAAAATATTTACCCAGCTACAAGATGCTGAAAAGGCATTATTTTATTTTGATGCCGATCCCTATTATTTAGATGATGTTTCGCAGGAAGCAGGTTTGTTTTTACGTAAAGACATCAACCAGCTTGGATTGAAAAATGAATTTGCAGGACAGGAAAGTTTAATGAAATCTGTCCCACACCAGGTCAATGTTTTTAAGGTACAGGGACAATCTGCACAGGCCAAGATCCTGAATAATATTTTATCAGAAGATTATACAGCAGCTGAAACTGTTGGAAAAACAGTAGTAGTTTTAGCAGATGAAAGCCTGCTGATCCCCACGCTGCAAACGATTCCAACTAACCTGAATGGAAAAGAAATCGACCTCAACGTAACCATGGGTTTTGCTTTATCAACCTCAAGTATCTTTGGTTTAGTTGATTTATGGTTAGGGAGTCAGTTAGAAATTTTACAGCGGGACAAAATAAGTTATAAAAATATAGAAGCTTTTTTAACGCATCCTTTAACGGGTCTTACCCAGAAAATGCGTGATAAAATTTTAACCGCACTATTGGAAGAAAACAAGGTAGAGATCGATCATAAACGCCTGTTAAGACAAAGCGGACTATTTGAAACTTTTTATAAGAAAATCGATGATCCGCAGCATGTGGTTACTAATTTACTGGATGTGCTGGATTATGTATTATCCCGGTTATCAAATGCCAAAACACTTAAAAAAATCGATGCGGAACTGTTTGTAAAAACCATACAGGAGTTAAACCGTTTACACGATACCTTTAGCAACCATATCGGAAAAGAGGAAATCCCTTTTGTAATTTATCTCGTTCAAAAATCGCTTCAGGCCATTGCAGTGCCGCTTTCAGGCGATCCGCTAAATGGCATTCAGGTGATGGGACTGCTTGAAACCCGGAATTTAAACTTTGATAAGGTGGTAATTTTAGGTTTTAATGAAGGTATTATTCCAAAATCATCCATTGGCAATAGTTTTATTCCCGATTCTATACGTCGTGTTTACGGCCTGCCGGTTCTTGAAAATCTTGATGCCATTTCCTCATACATGGTGTACCGTCTATTACAACGGGCAAAGAATATCAATTTTGTCTATAACAGCTTAACCGACGAATCTACCTCGGGTGAAGCCAGCAGAATTTTAAAGCAGCTTGAGTATGAAAGCGGCTTCGATTTTGCCTATAGTGAACTTAATCTGGAGGTAAAAACCGAAGCCTTTAAAGAAGTTCGCATCGAAAAAACTAATAATGCTTTTATCCAGGAAACCCTCCAAAAGTATCTCGACAAAAAGAAAGTGCTTTCGCCTTCGGCACTCACTCAATACATTTCCAACCCAATAGATTTCTTTTTCAATTACATCGCTGGGATTAAAGAACCTAAAGAGATTAGTGCAGTGGTAGAAGCCAACGAAATTGGTTCGATCCTGCACAAAGTGATGGAGTATTTTTACGAGGATTTAAGGTCTGCTGAAATTACTGCCGAACGTATTAAAGAGAAGCGCAAACAGATTCCTCATCTGATACAAAAAGCCTTTAATGTTGTGATGTTCAAAAATCCAGATATGATAATGGAATACAAAGGCATGCAAAAGGTTATTATATCTATTGTAGATGCGTATGTGAATATCATTTTAAATCAGGATGAAGCGCAAAGCCCTTTTAATATTATTAGTTTAGAACAAAAGGTAGAGGCTGAAATCAGTTTTCCGTTAAGAGGGAATGAAGCCAGCGTTAAAATTTTTGGCTTTATCGATCGTGTTGATGTTAAAGACCGTGTTACTAAAATTATTGATTATAAAACCGGTAGTGACAAGTTAACTTTTAAAGATATTCCAGAGTTATTCAACTCTGACGGCAAACATATTAATAAAGCGTTGATCCAAACTTTATTATACACTTATGCTTACGAACAATTTTCGGGCAAAAGTTTTGTAGAACCAAATTTATATGTAGTAAAAACCATGAGCGCAGATGGCGTTTGGTTTAAATCTGGCAGGCAAAATCTATCCGGAACCTTTTTAGAAGAAATCAAA
- a CDS encoding exodeoxyribonuclease V subunit beta — MPQPLKILQASAGSGKTFSLTAHYLTLLFSGDNKYREILAVTFTNKATEEMKTRILEVLLGLAKGNPSKKIEDYRKIILLAYPILNPQELQFKADKIYRKILHDYSRFSVSTIDGFVQKVIRGFAFELGLNADYNLEMNYDKVKDDLVNKLDEALDHNKQLLQWIIDLAIERISDNKSWNYKFELYNLIGEIFSERFQIFEDAVSALGLENIDELFKKYISITKAEIKNFEEELVSLATEANEALNVIGVETEHLKGKSRSPLAKIILVARGDFSKIEPLFNLIDEPEEWFQKNANFPEAYDTVNPILQKLKAHYLKHLPNYSLAIAFNKNLYYLRLMQEIAVLLKEYRAENDNLLISDAQKLISGITEDAGDNPSFIWEKVGNRYRNFLFDEFQDTSTSQWGSFKSLLTNAMATPSQDLIDHLIVGDTKQSIYRWRNGDWNILHKHARLDVGAENVLEESLEENYRSSENVITFNNFLYKAIPLTLQNELNENLATKPESISKWWQEQHYQQIITDIYSGSTQNFATNTLKGGTIKIKKFGKDHAPHEARFTETVFRDIALDDIVEEINYLKNEQQYALKDIAILVRSNSEALLTVKKLMEHSLPVLSGDALLISNNSAIQLIINTLKVLIGLEAQTALYKANCIALYHSLHEKEIDANYYFNLSNKPLSTLTTVLPVELCENWQSWLQLPLPELVEILIESYGLKNLTANLPYLLAFRDLTASAAKLGEKGIISFLTWWEEDGIKKSLPSPEGADAIQIITIHKSKGLAFRAVFVPFCNWEIKGKPNSTFWVSSEETVYKELKGIPLKYNEALADSAIAKAYYEELLYNNMDALNMLYVATTRSKDYLYIATMTKKELKLSNMGDVINFTFDEQFDENGVYEIAEPVTIESKTEDSNFINLTSYPTTTRLSELYVPSAEKHLKHLVNIEKSGRKGSLLHDILASASNTNEVEDYTTNLVLQGIIKEEEKQKLTDSALEVLNNPELQAIFANASESIVEKNIIDANGKLHRPDRVLINANEVIIIDYKFTLEESDKHIEQVNNYRTLLSEMGYQNIKTYIFYAVKGKLKLV, encoded by the coding sequence ATGCCCCAACCCCTCAAAATTCTTCAAGCCTCCGCAGGTTCTGGTAAAACGTTCAGTTTAACTGCACATTACCTTACGCTGCTTTTCAGCGGCGACAATAAATACCGCGAAATTTTAGCGGTAACCTTTACCAATAAGGCCACGGAGGAAATGAAAACCAGGATTCTGGAAGTATTGTTAGGGTTGGCAAAGGGTAATCCATCAAAAAAAATTGAAGATTATCGGAAAATCATTTTACTCGCCTATCCGATATTAAATCCTCAGGAACTGCAGTTTAAAGCAGATAAAATTTACCGTAAAATTTTACACGATTACAGCCGTTTTTCGGTGAGCACCATTGATGGTTTTGTGCAAAAAGTAATCCGGGGTTTTGCCTTCGAACTGGGCCTTAATGCCGATTATAATTTAGAAATGAATTATGATAAGGTGAAAGATGATCTTGTAAATAAACTGGATGAAGCTTTAGACCATAACAAACAGCTTTTGCAATGGATTATCGATCTGGCCATCGAACGCATCAGCGATAATAAAAGCTGGAATTATAAATTTGAACTCTATAACCTGATCGGCGAAATATTTTCGGAACGTTTCCAGATTTTTGAAGATGCAGTTAGCGCGTTAGGTTTAGAAAACATCGACGAATTATTTAAAAAATACATTAGTATTACCAAGGCAGAAATCAAGAACTTCGAAGAGGAACTGGTTTCACTGGCAACAGAAGCCAACGAAGCTTTAAATGTAATCGGGGTAGAAACTGAACACCTAAAAGGAAAATCGAGAAGTCCACTAGCTAAAATTATTCTAGTTGCCAGAGGCGATTTCTCGAAGATTGAACCACTTTTCAATTTAATTGATGAGCCCGAAGAATGGTTTCAAAAAAATGCAAATTTTCCTGAAGCTTATGATACGGTAAATCCGATACTGCAAAAGTTAAAAGCGCATTATTTAAAGCATTTACCGAACTACAGTTTGGCTATCGCTTTTAATAAAAACCTCTATTATTTAAGGTTGATGCAGGAAATTGCTGTGTTATTGAAAGAATACCGGGCCGAAAATGATAACCTGCTGATCAGTGATGCACAAAAACTGATTTCGGGAATTACAGAAGATGCCGGCGACAATCCCTCTTTTATCTGGGAGAAAGTTGGTAACCGCTACCGTAATTTTTTATTCGACGAGTTTCAGGATACCTCTACAAGCCAATGGGGAAGTTTTAAATCACTCTTGACCAATGCAATGGCTACGCCTAGTCAGGATTTAATCGATCACTTGATTGTTGGCGACACAAAACAGTCTATTTACCGCTGGCGCAATGGAGATTGGAACATTCTTCATAAACATGCCAGGTTAGATGTTGGTGCTGAAAATGTATTGGAAGAAAGTTTAGAAGAGAATTACCGGAGTTCTGAAAACGTCATCACTTTCAATAATTTTCTTTATAAGGCTATCCCATTAACGTTGCAGAACGAACTGAACGAAAACCTCGCTACCAAACCCGAAAGCATTTCCAAATGGTGGCAAGAACAGCACTACCAACAAATTATTACCGATATTTACAGTGGCTCTACCCAAAACTTTGCTACCAATACCTTAAAAGGAGGAACCATTAAGATTAAAAAGTTTGGTAAAGATCATGCACCTCATGAAGCCCGGTTTACAGAAACTGTTTTTAGAGATATAGCCTTAGATGATATTGTTGAAGAAATAAATTACCTCAAAAACGAACAGCAGTATGCGCTAAAAGATATTGCCATTTTGGTTCGTTCGAACAGCGAAGCTTTATTAACTGTTAAAAAATTAATGGAACATAGCTTGCCAGTTTTGTCTGGCGATGCATTATTGATTTCTAACAACTCTGCCATACAGCTCATTATTAATACTTTAAAAGTACTTATTGGTTTAGAAGCACAAACAGCATTATATAAAGCCAACTGTATTGCACTTTATCATTCGCTGCACGAAAAAGAGATTGATGCCAATTATTACTTTAACCTTAGCAATAAACCTTTAAGTACACTTACCACTGTTTTACCGGTTGAGCTATGCGAAAACTGGCAAAGTTGGTTACAACTTCCACTTCCCGAGCTTGTAGAGATATTAATTGAAAGTTATGGATTGAAAAACTTAACTGCCAATCTTCCCTACCTGCTGGCATTTAGAGATCTGACTGCCTCTGCTGCAAAACTTGGCGAAAAAGGCATCATTTCATTTTTAACCTGGTGGGAAGAAGACGGTATTAAAAAATCATTACCATCGCCTGAAGGTGCCGATGCGATACAGATTATTACTATCCACAAATCGAAAGGTTTAGCTTTTAGGGCTGTTTTTGTTCCTTTTTGTAATTGGGAGATCAAAGGCAAACCCAATAGCACTTTTTGGGTTTCATCGGAAGAAACAGTTTATAAAGAATTGAAAGGTATCCCTTTAAAATACAACGAAGCATTGGCCGATTCGGCAATTGCAAAGGCATATTACGAAGAACTTCTTTATAATAATATGGATGCCCTTAACATGCTTTATGTGGCTACCACACGATCAAAAGATTACCTTTACATTGCTACAATGACCAAAAAGGAATTGAAATTATCCAATATGGGTGATGTAATCAATTTCACTTTTGATGAGCAGTTTGATGAAAACGGCGTGTACGAAATTGCAGAACCTGTAACTATTGAAAGTAAGACAGAAGATTCGAATTTCATCAACTTAACTAGTTATCCAACCACAACCCGTTTATCGGAACTCTATGTTCCCTCAGCAGAAAAACATTTAAAACACCTGGTTAACATTGAAAAATCAGGCCGAAAGGGGTCCTTATTACACGATATTCTAGCCAGTGCAAGTAATACAAATGAAGTAGAAGATTACACGACAAACCTGGTTTTACAGGGCATTATCAAAGAAGAAGAAAAGCAGAAATTAACCGATTCAGCACTGGAAGTATTGAACAATCCAGAACTGCAGGCCATTTTTGCTAACGCAAGCGAAAGCATTGTAGAAAAAAATATTATTGATGCCAATGGTAAACTGCACCGTCCTGACCGGGTATTAATTAACGCCAATGAAGTAATAATCATCGATTATAAATTTACTTTGGAAGAAAGTGATAAACACATTGAACAGGTAAATAATTACAGAACCTTACTTAGTGAAATGGGGTATCAGAATATCAAAACCTATATTTTCTACGCAGTTAAAGGCAAATTGAAATTAGTATAA
- a CDS encoding endonuclease domain-containing protein encodes MQSKTNTPADLGIQHSPLPEGCPQDGVLKKKLQTEIVVNGTTLSTTPIIDLPYQPRLKERAKALRQAGNLPEVLFWMQVTKKRFHKIDFDRQRIIGNYIVDFYIKRLGLVIEIDGCSHDDKQVYDKLREEYLIH; translated from the coding sequence ATGCAAAGCAAAACTAACACTCCAGCCGATTTAGGCATTCAGCATTCCCCTCTCCCAGAGGGGTGTCCGCAGGACGGGGTGTTAAAAAAGAAGTTGCAAACTGAAATTGTAGTAAACGGCACAACCTTAAGCACAACACCCATTATTGATTTACCTTATCAACCCCGACTAAAAGAACGAGCAAAAGCACTTCGGCAAGCTGGAAATTTACCAGAAGTCTTATTTTGGATGCAGGTGACTAAAAAGCGATTTCATAAAATAGATTTTGACAGGCAGCGTATAATCGGAAATTATATCGTTGATTTTTATATCAAGCGGCTTGGCTTAGTAATAGAAATTGATGGCTGTAGTCACGATGACAAACAAGTTTATGATAAATTGAGAGAAGAATATTTAATTCATTAG